A stretch of the Bordetella genomosp. 8 genome encodes the following:
- a CDS encoding efflux transporter outer membrane subunit: MSKHDTMRSNTRPIRALASAVLTGLAGLTGLTLAGCTVGPDYHGAPDAAPNALAQAAFVRAPRDAVTTGPAVSKWWLALNDPQLNALVELALAHNPDVHAAQARLRASRAQLRQASADGMPTVSALGAAVRTRAPDTSALTQGSHGGNGSGSDNGSGGSSGRGPVQFYTAGFDASWELDLFGGTRRAVEAASAEADAVQADLADTQVSLAAEVAQAYVSLRDQQQRLTLARDSADLQQRMLDLTEQRRARGTAADVDVQRLSTQVSTTRATLVPLEAQIDESLDRLAVLTGREPGALDRELTASAPLPALPDRVTVSDPAAMLRQRPDIRGAERRLASAYAQIGEHVADLFPKVTLFGDISFSATTLGHLARKENFSWVGVPYLQWNVLDFGRTQGAIQAAEASRDEAEARYAHTVLAALQDANTALSRYGHQREHLVRLRQVQDYAQRSADLTRQRYGAGVATLIDLLDTERTEFAAQQDVVAGQAELLQDYVSLQKSLGLGWQAAG, from the coding sequence ATGTCGAAGCACGACACCATGCGATCAAATACGCGCCCGATCCGGGCACTCGCCAGCGCCGTCCTGACCGGGCTGGCCGGGCTGACCGGGCTGACGCTGGCCGGCTGCACCGTCGGTCCAGACTACCACGGCGCGCCCGACGCCGCGCCAAACGCCCTCGCACAAGCGGCTTTCGTACGCGCGCCGCGCGACGCGGTGACGACCGGTCCCGCCGTCAGCAAATGGTGGCTGGCGCTGAACGATCCGCAATTGAATGCCCTGGTCGAGCTGGCCCTGGCGCACAACCCCGACGTGCATGCCGCGCAAGCACGGCTCAGGGCGTCGCGCGCCCAGCTGCGGCAGGCAAGCGCCGATGGCATGCCCACGGTCAGCGCATTGGGCGCGGCGGTCCGCACCCGCGCGCCCGATACGTCGGCCTTGACGCAGGGATCGCACGGCGGCAACGGCAGCGGTTCGGACAACGGCTCCGGCGGTTCGTCCGGCCGAGGCCCGGTCCAGTTCTACACGGCGGGCTTCGACGCATCATGGGAACTGGACCTGTTCGGCGGCACCCGGCGCGCCGTCGAGGCCGCGTCCGCGGAGGCCGACGCCGTCCAGGCGGATCTTGCCGACACCCAGGTGTCGCTGGCGGCCGAGGTCGCCCAAGCCTACGTCAGCCTGCGCGACCAGCAGCAAAGGTTGACGCTGGCACGCGACTCCGCCGACCTGCAACAGCGGATGCTGGACCTGACGGAACAGCGACGCGCGCGCGGCACGGCGGCCGATGTCGACGTCCAGCGCCTGTCCACTCAGGTGTCGACGACCCGTGCGACGCTGGTGCCGCTGGAAGCCCAGATCGACGAATCGCTGGACCGCCTGGCGGTGCTGACCGGCCGCGAGCCCGGCGCCCTCGACCGGGAACTGACCGCCAGCGCGCCGCTGCCCGCCCTGCCCGATCGCGTGACGGTCAGCGATCCCGCCGCGATGCTGCGGCAGCGCCCCGACATCCGCGGCGCCGAACGGCGACTGGCTTCCGCCTATGCCCAGATCGGCGAACACGTGGCCGACCTGTTCCCCAAGGTGACCCTGTTCGGCGACATCAGCTTCAGTGCGACGACCCTGGGCCATCTGGCGCGCAAGGAGAACTTCAGCTGGGTCGGCGTGCCCTATCTGCAATGGAACGTCCTGGACTTCGGCCGCACGCAAGGCGCCATCCAGGCCGCGGAAGCGTCGCGCGACGAAGCCGAAGCGCGCTACGCCCATACGGTGCTGGCCGCGCTGCAGGACGCCAACACCGCGCTGTCGCGCTATGGCCACCAGCGCGAACACCTGGTGCGGCTGCGCCAGGTACAGGACTACGCACAACGCTCGGCCGACTTGACGCGGCAGCGCTACGGCGCCGGCGTGGCCACGTTGATCGATCTGCTGGATACCGAGCGCACCGAGTTCGCCGCGCAGCAGGATGTGGTTGCCGGCCAGGCCGAACTGCTGCAGGACTACGTGTCCCTGCAGAAGAGCCTGGGACTGGGATGGCAGGCGGCGGGTTGA